The Streptomyces griseiscabiei genomic sequence GTGCGCCGGCTGGAGGCGGAGGGGCGGGCAGCTCGGGCGATGCGGGTGGCCGGGGCGGGGCACTCCCCCCAAGTGGAGCCGCTCCTCGCGGAGTTGACAGCGGAGCTGGCCGACATCCGGGGCGGGCGCCCCGAGGTCCCCGTCTACTCCACCGTGCTGGACGACCCGCGCGGCGACTGCGTGTTCGACGCCGGGCACTGGGCGGCCAATCTGCGGCGGCCCGTGCGTCTGGACCGGGCCGTCGCCGCGGCGGTCGCCGACGGTCACCGCGCCTTCGTCGAGATCTCGCCCCACCCGGTGCTGACCCGGGCGGTCACGGACACCGCCCCGGGCGCCCTCGCCCTCGGCACCCTCCACCGCGACGCCGGCACCTCCGCCGACTTCCTGACGCGGCTGGGCGCCCTGCACACCGCCGGTCTGCGGCTCCCGACACCGCCGGGCCGTGTCATCGACCTGCCCGGACCGCGCTGGCGGCATGTGCGGCACTGGTGGACGGACGGGCGGGCGGGGGCGGCGAGGGAGGGAAGGGAGGAGAGGGCCGCGATCACGGAGAAGGGTCGCCCGGCCGGCGCCCCCACGGCCCACGGACCCCATGGACCTCACGGACCCCACGAACCTCACGGACCGGGTGAGGCTCCCGTGACCGACGAGGGCCGGACCCCGCACCACACCTCGGTCTCCGCCCGCCTCTGCCACCACATCGCCGCCGTCACCGGCCACCCACCGGCCCGCGTCACCCCGGCCACCGCCCTCGCCGAACTGGGCCTCGACTCCCTGATGGCCGTCCGCATCCGCAGCGGTCTCGAACGCGAGCTCGGCATCGACCTCCCCCTGCGCGACCTGCTGGGCGCCGCCACGGTCGGGGACGCCGCCTCCCGCATCCGGCCGACGGCCCGGCGGGCGCTGCCGGGCGGGTCGGTGGACTCCGGTGACGCGGGGCGCACGGCACCGGCCCGCGCCGACGCCGGCGCCGGCTCCCCGAGGCTCACCCCGTCCGGTCCCCACCCCTTCCTCCGCCCCCTCCGTCCCACCGGCCCGCTCCCCCCGCTCTTCCTCGTCCACGCCGCAGGCGGGACCACCGACGTGTACCGCGCCCTCGTCGAACAGCTCGGCGGGCAGCGGCCGGTGTACGGGCTGGAGCGGATCGACGAGGCCCGCACGGTCGTCGAGAAGGCACGGCGTTACGCCGAGGCGGTGACGGCCGCGTACCCCGACGGGCCCTGTCTGCTGGGCGGTTGGTCGTTCGGCGGCTTCGTCGCGCAGGAGGCGGCACGGCAGCTCACGGCCGCCGGACGGGACGTGCGCCTGGTGGCGCTCATCGATTCCGTACGACCGCTCCCCCACCCCGAGAGCACACCGGCCGACCGGATCCGCGCCCACTTCACCGGCTTCGCCCGTCATGTCCTGGACGCGTACGGGGTCGAACTGGCCTTGCCGTACGACGAGTTGGCCGCGACGGAGGACGACGGCGAGCGGGTCGACACCGTGCTGCGGGCGCTGCGCGAGGCGGTGGACGTGCCGCGGGCGGCCCTCGACCACCAGCGGTCCTCCTATCTGGACCTGCGGATCGGAGAGGCCCACCGGCCGGGCCGGTACGAGGGGCGGGTGGTGCTGTACCGGGCCGCGGAGCCCGCCCCGCACACCGTGCGCGACCCGGCGTACGAGCGGGACGACGAGGGGCTCGGCTGGGACGAGGTGTGCCCGGCTCTGAGCGTCGTCCGGGTCCCGGGGCACCATCTGTCGCTGCTCGACCCGCCGTACGTCGACGCGATCGCCACCAGTCTGCGGCGGGAGTCCGTCCAGGACCGTCGCTGAACCGAGCCGAGGAGAGCCGCCATGTCCGTCCCCGACGAGCGCACCGTCCGCATCGACCGCGCCCCCGCGCCGTCCCGTCGTGCCGTCACCAGAGCCGCCGCCGTCACGGGCCTGGCCGCCCTCCTCGGCGCCACGGCCACGGGCGTCGCGTCGGCGACCGCGCGATCCGTCACCCCCGGGTCCGTCGCCCCCGGGTCCGTCACCCGCCTCGGCCCCCGCACCCTCGACGTCGCCGTCCCCTCCGCCGCCCTGGGCCGCAGCGCCCCGGTCCGGCTGATCCTCCCGTCGTCCTACGACACCCACCCCACCCGGACGTACCCCGTGCTGTATCTGCTGCACGGGGCGCACGACGACCACACGTCCTGGACCCGGGAGACCGACATCGAGGCGTTCACGGCGGGCCGGGAGCTGATCGTGGCGATGCCGGACGGGGGGCCGACCGGCATCCCGAGCGCCTGGCGCAGCGGCCCGGACTACGAGACGTTCCAGGTCGACGAGGTGCCGGCGCTGCTGGCCCGCGCCTACCGGGCGTCCGGGGTCCGGGTCGTCGCCGGGGTCTCGACCGGCGGCTACGGCGCGATGGCGCACGCGGCACGGCACCCGGGGCGGTTCGCGGCGGCGGCCTCGTACAGCGGCATCCTCGACACGACCGCGCCCGGTGTGCCGACCCTGGTGGACGCCATCGTGGCCCGGGAGAACCTGGCGCCCCTGTCGCTGTGGGGCAACCCGGTCCTGAACGTGCTCACCTGGCGGGACTTCAACCCGCGTTCGCGCGCGGCGGGGCTGCGCGGCACCGCCCTGTACGTGTCGAGCGGCAGCGGGGTGTTCGGCGGTATCGGCGACTGGCTGCCGGAGGCGCTGGAGAGCGCGCTGTGGCCGTCCGCCCACGCCTTCACCGACACACTGGCGCTGCTGCGGGTACCGGTGACGACCCACTTCTACGCGGGCGGAGGGCACGGCTGGGCCTACTGGAAGCGGGAGTTCGGCGCGTCGTGGCCGATGCTCGCCGGTGCGCTGGGGGTGCCGGCGTGAGGGCGGTACCGGCGGGGAACGGAACGGAGCGCGGAGGTCGTACGTCCTACCCAGGACCTGCCCCGCGCCCCACGGGCACCGGCCCGCGGGTGAGCCGCTTCCGGGTGAAAGGAGGGCCGGCCGTGGCTGCCCCCACCCCGCCGCACGGTGTACCGGACGGGCCCGGCGCCACCTCCGTACCGCCCGAACTGGCCAAGCTGTTGCGCGACCAGTTGGAGGTCGTCGCCGACCAGGTGGAGGAGGAGGTGTGCAGGCAGGTCCCGGAGTACGCCGCCCGGTCGGCCGACGGGGCGAGCCGCGCCCTCCTCAGATCCGGGGTCGTACAGGCGCTCACCCTGTTCGTCGACCACATCGCCGATCCGCACGCCCGGGGAGACTCGATCACCGCGATCTACCGCGAGCTGGGACGCGGCGAGGCGCTGGAGGGCCACAGCCTCGAAACACTGCAGTCCGCGCTGCGGGTCGGCGGGCTGCACGCCTGGCAGCAGTTGAGCCGCACGACGGAGGAGCTCGGGCTGGACTCCGCGGTCATGGCCGGACTGGGTGAACTGGCGTTCCGGACGGTGCACGAGGTGGCCGAGGCCGCGGCGGCGGGGTACGCGGAGGGGCAGTTGCGCGGCACGGACGAGCTGGAACGGCGCCGGGGGCGGCTGCTCGCCCTGTTGCTGGGTGAGGGGCCGGTGCTGCCGGAGGCGGTGCGTGACCTGGCGCACGGCGCCCGGTGGTCCGTGCCGACGCATGTCGCGGTCGTCGTCCTCGCGGCCTCCCCCGACCAGTGGGGGGAGCGGCCGTTGGCCGCCGCCGGGGCGCTGGTGGACATGGGGTCCCGGCCACCACGGATGCTCGTGCCCGACCCGGGCGGCTCGGGTGGCTTCGGCGGCCGGGCGTTCACCCTCGCGCTGCGGGGGCGGCCGGCGGCGATCGGGCCCTCTGTTCCGCTCACGGAGGCCGCCAGATCGCTGCGCTGGGCCACCCGTGCGCTCGGGTTGATGGGGCGCGGCATCCTGCCCCGGCACGGTGTGGTGCGCTGCGCCGACCATCTGTCGACCTTGTTGCTGCACAGCGACGAACCGATGCTCGCCCGGCTCCGGTCACAGGCGCTGGCCCCGCTGGACACGGTCGCGGAGGGGCCTCGCGGCAGGCTCGCCGAGACCCTGCTGGCGTGGCTGCTCGGCGGCAGCAATGTGCCCGATGTCGCCGCCCGCCTCCATATCCACCCGCAGACGGTCCGCTACCGCCTGCGTCAGCTGGAGAAACTCTTCGGTGACGCCCTGCACGACCCCGGCACCCGGCTGGACCTCATTCTCGCGCTGCGCGCGGAGGCCCTGCGGAACGACGACACGTTCACCGGATAAAAAGCCCCGCACCCCGCCGGACTCACCTGGGCACAAAAAGAAACTCCATTCCTGAATTCCTGTCCATAACAGTCGGCGTGACACAGCGAATATCTTCGGGACGTCCTTTCCACAGGCGCACTGAGCGCCCCACCCTCAAAGGATCCCCATGCGTATCCGCTTGTGTCTCGCCGCGCTCTCGCTGGTCGGCGGGGCCGGACTGGCCACTGTCTCGGCACCCGCGGCCACGGCCGCCGCCTGCACGGACATCGACGTCGTCGCGGCTCGCGGCACGTTCGAGCCGGGCACGCTCGGCTTCATCGTCGGCGACCCCGTGTATTCCGCGCTGCAGAAGAAAATCACCGGCAAATCGCTGTCCAGCTACCGCGTGAACTATCCCGCGGACCTGTCGCCCACCTCGGCCGCGCAGGGCAACGCGGACCTGGTGAACCATGTCCGGAGCCAGGCCGCTTCCTGTCCGAACCAGCGTTTCGTTCTGGTCGGCTATTCGCAGGGCGCGAACGTCGTCGACAACTCCATCGGTATCAGCAGCGCGGGCGCGGTGGTCGGCAGCCCCATCGTGGCGACCATTCCGGCCGCGCTCGAACCGAGGGTGTCGGCGGTGCTGCTGTTCGGCAACCCGATCCGGGCCATCGGCAAGAGCGTCACCGGCGTCTACCAGAGCCGCACCATCGACTTCTGCGCGGCCGGTGACCCCGTCTGCGAGAACGGCGGCGGTGACGTGGGCGCGCACCTCGGCTACAGCGCGAACGCCGACGCGGCGGCGGCCTTCGCCGCGACGAAGGTCTGAGCCCGACCCCACCGCCGGTGGACGCGAGGTGAAGGGCCCGGGAGGAGAGATCCTCCCGGGCCCTTCTTCCCTGGGGTGATGAGGACACCCGCTACGCGGGGTCCCGCGCGAACTCCGTCAGGCTCGTCGAGACGGGCTCGGGACGGCCGTTGTTCTGGATGGGCGCGGCGGTCAGCACGTCCAGGTGCTGGTAACCGTCGGCGATCACCGGGTCCAGGTCGGCCGGGACCCGGCCCGCGAGCAGTCCGTCGCCCGCGAGCACGGTGAGCGTCGGGTCGGCGGTGAGCCCGTCCGGGTGGACGACGAGCCGCTTCACCTGCGGCGAGCCGGCGAACTGCAGATCGGTGACGAGCTTGGTCGGGAAGTACTGCTCGGTGAAGTCCAGCGGCTGCCGGGCCATGCTGCGGGCCAGCTCCTGGATGTCGGTGACCTCCTTGCCCGCGTCGGTGAACGGGGTCCCGTCGGCCGACCGGTACCCGGGGTCGTCGGCGTCGCCCACCCGGTCGTAGTTCCGCCAGGTGTAGAGCGGGCCGCCCGGCCGGTCGGGGATGGCCTTGTACTCGCTGCCGAACAGCGCCGGTCGCTCCTCGCCCCCGTTGGCGACGGGGAAGTTCTTGTCGGCGACCGGTCCGCCGTCGAAGAAGCCCACGCTGCTCTGGAGGAACGCCAGCGGTACGGAGTGGTCGTCCATCAGGGCGCCGAGGATCGCCTCGTTGGTGAGCCGGAAGTCGCGGACCGCCGGGGTGCCGGAGAGGAAGGTGGCGGTGTCCTCGGAGAACAGGAAGCGGTTGGTGACCTCGATGTTGGTGTTCAGGGGGAGTTGGTCCGGCAGGGTGGCCTCGCCGTCCGGGTCCTGCAGCGCGCCCAGGCCGGCGATGGCGAGCAGCGTCATCATCTCCGGGTTGAGGAGGACCGGGGCGGAGAGGGTGCGCGAGAGCAGTCCGCTGTCGAGCCCGGCCTGCACGGCTCCGTAACCGAGTCCGATGTCGGGCAGGTTGGTGTCGTCCGGGATGCTGCCGCTCAGATCGGCGAGCGAGGTGGAGACGGTGGTGTCGAGGGCGAAGTACCCGGCGCACTGGTGGTGTCCGGCGTCCGCCGTGGTGGCCGGGTTCCCGTCGAAGTCGGCGGTGGCGAAGTAGCCGGTGATCACCCCGCCCAGCGAGTGCCCGCCGCACAGCACCTTCTCCTCGCGCACCCGCCGGTCGGGCAGTTCGGCGGTGAGCAGGTCGTACTGGTCGCGGACGGTCCGCTCGATCCCGAGCTTCGCCATCCAGCCCAGGTCGGCGTTGCCGACGTACCCGTCGAAGGTTCGGCCGGCGACCTGCTTGTCCCGGTAGTAGTAGTCGACGGCCGTGCGCTGGTCGCCGGAGGCCACTCCGGTGCGGTCCTCCAGGCAGTTGGAGCGCCGGTCCAGGGCCCAGAACTCCACGTGCCGCCCCTGTGCGGCGGCGCGGGCGACGGTGTTGCGGGCGACGCTGTCGAAGGCTCCGGCGCCCTCCAGGATGCCGGGCTGGGCGACGAGGATCCGGTCGGCGTCGGCCGAGGCCGCCGGTCCGTCGGCGGACCGGTAGCGCAGGTACGACAGCCAGTCGCACGCCGCCGGCCGCGCCCCGAAGGACGCCGGCAGCGGCGCTCGCACACGTACCAGCGTCTCGGTCACGCCGCCGACCGGACTCGTCGAGGCCACGGCCGTCTCGGTCCGCGCGTCGTCGCCCCGGGCGTCCGGCGCGGCTCCGGTCAGGGCCGCGACGGTCAGCAGCGCCGACAGCGCGGCACCGCGCAGCGCTCTCAGGTTCTCTCCCTTGCTGCGACTCGTGTTCATGCTGGGACGGTAGGACCGCGTGCGCGACCCCACCGCCCCATGCTCACAACAACGCAGCCACCGCTGACCCCTTTGTCACCAGGCACCAACCACCGCTGCCGCCATGCGACTTGGACGGGCCTACAGTCCGTCCGCCACCATCGCGGAGACGATCCGCACATGCCGGTCGGCCGCCGTGCCGGAGAACTCGTTGTCGTAGTTCAGTCCGTACGGCCAGAAGTGGCCT encodes the following:
- a CDS encoding alpha/beta hydrolase, which produces MSVPDERTVRIDRAPAPSRRAVTRAAAVTGLAALLGATATGVASATARSVTPGSVAPGSVTRLGPRTLDVAVPSAALGRSAPVRLILPSSYDTHPTRTYPVLYLLHGAHDDHTSWTRETDIEAFTAGRELIVAMPDGGPTGIPSAWRSGPDYETFQVDEVPALLARAYRASGVRVVAGVSTGGYGAMAHAARHPGRFAAAASYSGILDTTAPGVPTLVDAIVARENLAPLSLWGNPVLNVLTWRDFNPRSRAAGLRGTALYVSSGSGVFGGIGDWLPEALESALWPSAHAFTDTLALLRVPVTTHFYAGGGHGWAYWKREFGASWPMLAGALGVPA
- a CDS encoding PucR family transcriptional regulator, encoding MAAPTPPHGVPDGPGATSVPPELAKLLRDQLEVVADQVEEEVCRQVPEYAARSADGASRALLRSGVVQALTLFVDHIADPHARGDSITAIYRELGRGEALEGHSLETLQSALRVGGLHAWQQLSRTTEELGLDSAVMAGLGELAFRTVHEVAEAAAAGYAEGQLRGTDELERRRGRLLALLLGEGPVLPEAVRDLAHGARWSVPTHVAVVVLAASPDQWGERPLAAAGALVDMGSRPPRMLVPDPGGSGGFGGRAFTLALRGRPAAIGPSVPLTEAARSLRWATRALGLMGRGILPRHGVVRCADHLSTLLLHSDEPMLARLRSQALAPLDTVAEGPRGRLAETLLAWLLGGSNVPDVAARLHIHPQTVRYRLRQLEKLFGDALHDPGTRLDLILALRAEALRNDDTFTG
- a CDS encoding cutinase family protein, with product MRIRLCLAALSLVGGAGLATVSAPAATAAACTDIDVVAARGTFEPGTLGFIVGDPVYSALQKKITGKSLSSYRVNYPADLSPTSAAQGNADLVNHVRSQAASCPNQRFVLVGYSQGANVVDNSIGISSAGAVVGSPIVATIPAALEPRVSAVLLFGNPIRAIGKSVTGVYQSRTIDFCAAGDPVCENGGGDVGAHLGYSANADAAAAFAATKV